The following are from one region of the Nicotiana tomentosiformis chromosome 7, ASM39032v3, whole genome shotgun sequence genome:
- the LOC138896224 gene encoding uncharacterized protein, producing the protein MAKTSKTVPQKEKASSSRPFGDKASVEPPTYEYVPGSCTLKIDFKVENPSSVPGRCATKDAILRPSSGEEGTKFPVPEPGKDKKQKAISRSEDPKPKTRRVRRKAIALSMDSVQRLREEEEEEKEKDDASALVIRYMKAIEVARASEPMAAVPVGVGSGIPSLDQSIPSDGTMTVGHLPSLPTFFEEALKEARELKTPDMGGGSSVGDPCQDCFTGVDDASDIGDVSLLLEEVQRFISRAISRFRVDLSQCEVELQKVSGERDALQLLSIQKDEAIKDLQADLAKLQQKVEKIGLLREEVDQIKVEGNRWKETIDRLAAEKETILAKLLSADVRLRSVKQKGLAQAKRIDELETQLVEAKTEVESSKGMADKSIALYRADVEAAQMEAREAADTADTRAHWVAELAKCRSCRETLK; encoded by the exons atggccaaaacttcgaaaactgtacctcagaaggagaaagcttcttcttcacggccgtTCGGCGACAAGGCGTCGGTGGAGCCGCCTACCTATGAGTATGTTCCCGGCtcgtgtactctgaagatcgattttaaggtcgagaatccttcatctgttcccggtcgat gtgcaaccaaggatgccattttgaggccttcgagtggtgaggaaggaaccaagttCCCGGTCCCGgaaccggggaaagataagaagcaaAAAGCtatctctcggtcagaggaccccaagcccaaaactcgaagggtgaggaggaaggcaatcgctctttctatggactcggtccaacgactgagagaagaagaagaagaagaaaaagaaaaagatgatgCCTCAGCTTTGGTGATCCGATATATGAAAGCTATCGAGGTCGCGAGAGCTTctgagccgatggcggctgtaCCGGTCGGGGTTGGTTCCGGAATCCCGAGTCTTGATCAGAGCATCCCAAGCGATGGGACTATGAcagtgggtcatttgccttctcttccaaccttttttgaggaggcgttaaaggaagctcgagaattgaagacccccgatatgggcggaggctctagtgtaggagACCCTTGTcaggattgctttactggagtcgatgatgcctccgacaTTGGTGACGTTTCTCTTCTCCTGGAAGAGGTCCaacgtttcatttctcgg gccattagcaggtttcgagtcgacctcagccagtgtgaggtcgagcttcagaaggtctcgggggagagagatgcccTGCAGCTTCTTTCCatccaaaaggacgaggctataaaggacctccaagcagatttggctaag ctgcagcaaaaggttgaaaagatcgggttacttcgggaagaagtcgatcaaatcaaggtTGAAGGTaaccggtggaaggagactatcgaccgcctggctgcagaaaaagaaactatcttggccaaattattatcggccgatgttcggcttcgaagcgtcaagcaaaaGGGTTTGGCTCAGGCTAAGAGGATCGATGAGCTTGAAACACAGCTTGTTGAGGCCAAgacggaggttgagtcgtcgaaaggcatggcggacaagtccattgccTTGTATCGGGCTGATgtcgaggctgctcagatggaggcacgagaggcggcggatactgccgacactcgagcacattgggttgccgaacttgctaagtgtcggtctTGTAGGGAGACCCTCAAGTAG